The Anabas testudineus chromosome 11, fAnaTes1.2, whole genome shotgun sequence genome has a segment encoding these proteins:
- the med10 gene encoding mediator of RNA polymerase II transcription subunit 10: MAEKFDNLEEHLEKFIENIRQLGIIVSDFQPSSQAGLNQKLNFMISGLQDIEKCRQQLHEINVPLEVFEYIDQGRNPQLYTKECLERALARNEQVKGKIDTMMKFKSLLISELTKVFPEEMSKYKAIHGEDAPS; the protein is encoded by the exons ATGGCTGAAAAATTTGATAACCTGGAGGAGCATCTGGAGAAATTTATCGAGAATATTCGACAGTTGGGCATCATCGTCAGCGACTTCCAGCCTAGCAGCCAGGCAGGACTCAACCAGAAATT AAATTTCATGATATCTGGCCTGCAAGACATCGAGAAATGCCGTCAGCAGCTTCATGAGATCAACGTACCGCTTGAAGTCTTTGA ATACATTGACCAAGGTCGAAACCCTCAACTGTACACTAAGGAATGCCTGGAGAGAGCCTTGGCGAGGAACGAGCAGGTCAAAGGGAAGATTGACACTATGATG AAATTCAAAAGCCTTCTCATCTCTGAGCTTACCAAAGTTTTTCCAGAGGAGATGTCTAAGTACAAGGCTATACATGGAGAAGATGCCCCTTCCTAA
- the nsun2 gene encoding RNA cytosine C(5)-methyltransferase NSUN2: protein MGKRSRQRQKNQTTGRDNRDNAGWGAGYADIVKENKLFEHYYKEQGLVPEGEFEHFMDAMREPLPATIRITGYKSHAKEILHCLKEKYFKDIQDLEIDGQKIEAPQALSWYPDEQAWHTNMSRKIIRKSPLLEKFHQFLVSETESGNISRQEAVSMIPPLLLKIEPHHKILDMCAAPGSKTAQLIEMLHSDMDVPFPEGFVIANDVDNKRCYLLVHQAKRLNSPCIMVVNHDASCIPTLQINSEGKKDILFYDRILCDVPCSGDGTMRKNIDVWKKWTTSNSLHLHGLQLRIAVRGVEQLAVGGRMVYSTCSLNPVEDEAVIAALLEKSEGALELADGSADLPGLKWMPGVTSWKLMTKEGQWYSDWSEVPTSRHTQIRPTMFPPKDPEKLASMHLERCMRILPHHQNTGGFFVAVLVKKAPMPWNKRYPKLRKDVSSSSAAQTGGSQVAPAPADIPCVPENAMDEQEGGGPKEKVDGETAEEPPKGASLAREAKQEGVCGPPPNKKMRLFGYKEDPFVFLTEEDPVFTTIQSFYDLSPDFPKLNVLTRTHEGKKRHLYMVSKELRNVLLNNSERLKVINTGVKVWSRNSDGEEFGCAFRLAQEGIYTLQPYIRSRIIAVSVEDIKVLLTQENPFLSKLEDNAHAQAKKLGMGSIVLKYIPNPDNPAEPQCPIQLCGWRGKTSIRAFVPRNERFHYLRMLGVEVFRDKQGVGQKERDGEKEGKEEAEDQVEKDADEEGAAVNEEELDLEMNADENGSSEPKTDSSNQGTSS, encoded by the exons ATGGGGAAACGAAGCaggcagaggcagaaaaacCAGACAACTGGAAGGGACAACAGAGACAACGCT GGCTGGGGAGCTGGCTATGCCGATATTGTCAAGGAGAATAAGCTGTTTGAACACTACTACAAGGAGCAAGGCCTGGTGCCTGAAGGAGAGTTTGAACATTTTATGGATGCAATGAGGGAGCCACTGCCAGCAACCATCCGCATCACTGGATACAAAAG CCATGCAAAGGAGATCCTCCACTGTCTAaaggaaaaatatttcaaagaTATTCAGGACCTGGAGATTGATGGACAGAAGATAGAGGCCCCACAGGCTCTGAGCTG GTATCCCGATGAGCAGGCCTGGCACACTAACATGAGCAGGAAGATTATTAGGAAGTCTCCCCTGCTTGAGAAGTTCCACCAGTTTCTGGTCAGCGAGACTGAGTCT GGTAACATCAGCCGACAGGAAGCTGTCAGCATGATCCCTCCACTCCTCCTGAAGATTGAGCCTCACCACAAG ATCCTGGACATGTGTGCAGCTCCGGGTTCCAAAACAGCCCAGCTGATTGAGATGCTCCACTCCGACATGGACGTGCCATTTCCAg AGGGATTTGTAATTGCCAACGACGTGGACAACAAGCGCTGTTACCTGCTCGTGCACCAGGCAAAGCGTCTCAACAGCCCCTGCATAATGGTGGTCAACCACGACGCCTCCTGCATTCCCACGCTGCAGATCAATTCTGAGGGCAAGAAGGACATCCTCTTCTATGACCGAATCCTGTGTGACGTGCCCTGCAG cgGGGACGGCACCATGAGGAAGAACATAGACGTGTGGAAGAAATGGACGACCAGCAACAGCCTGCACCTCCACGG GCTCCAGCTGCGGATCGCAGTGCGAGGGGTGGAACAGCTGGCTGTGGGAGGGAGGATGGTCTACTCCACCTGTTCACTCAACCCTGTAGAGGACGAAGCTGTCATAGCAGCACTGCTGGAGAAGAGCGAAG GAGCTCTGGAACTGGCTGACGGTTCAGCAGACCTGCCAGGGCTGAAGTGGATGCCTGGGGTCACTTCCTGGAAG CTGATGACCAAAGAGGGCCAGTGGTACTCGGACTGGTCAGAGGTTCCGACCAGTCGCCACACACAGATCCGCCCCACCATGTTCCCGCCTAAAGACCCAGAGAAGCTAGCTAGCATGCATCTGGAGAGATG TATGAGGATCCTGCCACATCACCAGAACACTGGAGGCTTCTTTGTGGCTGTGCTGGTCAAGAAAGCCCCGATGCCCTGGAACAAAAGATATCCCAAG CTGAGGAAGGATGTCTCATCCAGCTCGGCGGCCCAGACCGGAGGCTCCCAGGTGGCTCCAGCCCCCGCAGACATTCCCTGCGTCCCAGAGAATGCAATGGATGAGCAAGAAGGCGGAGGCCCAAAGGAGAAAGTAGACGGGGAAACAGCAGAGGAACCACCCAAAGGAGCATCTTTGGCTCGGGAGGCTAAACAAGAGGGAGTGTGTGG GCCTCCACCAAATAAGAAGATGAGGTTGTTTGGTTATAAGGAAGACCCCTTTGTGTTCCTTACTGAAGAGGACCCTGTCTTCACCACCATACA ATCTTTTTATGATCTGTCTCCCGACTTCCCCAAGCTCAACGTTCTGACCCGGACACACGAGGGCAAGAAGAGGCACTTGTACATGGTGTCCAAAGAGCTTCGCAATGTGCTGCTTAACAACAGCGAGCGACTGAAG GTCATTAACACAGGGGTGAAGGTGTGGTCGCGCAACAGTGACGGAGAGGAGTTTGGCTGCGCCTTCAGACTGGCTCAGGAG GGTATCTACACTCTTCAGCCATATATTCGCTCCAGGATAATCGCAGTGAGTGTGGAGGACATCAAAGTGCTGCTGACCCAAGAGAACCCTTTCCTTAGTAAACTAGAGGACAACGCGCACGCACAGGCCAAGAAACTGG GAATGGGGAGCATTGTGTTGAAGTACATTCCCAACCCAGA TAACCCCGCAGAGCCTCAGTGTCCCATCCAGTTGTGTGGCTGGAGGGGAAAGACGTCCATCCGAGCCTTCGTGCCCCGCAACGAGAGGTTCCACTACCTCAGAATGTTAGGAGTGGAGGTCTTCAGAGACAAACAGGGTGTGgggcaaaaagagagagatggagaaaaggagggaaagGAAGAAGCAGAGGACCAGGTGGAAAAGGACGCAGATGAGGAAGGAGCGGCGGTAAATGAGGAAGAGCTGGACTTGGAGATGAATGCAGATGAAAACGGATCATCAGAACCAAAGACGGATAGCAGTAACCAGGGAACTAGCAGctga
- the ube2ql1 gene encoding ubiquitin-conjugating enzyme E2Q-like protein 1, which yields MATLLRKIGLIRLHDRDTEDPKHNQGSLKGTKGNQKNNANKHCQTANETNILSTPEIKARKLDQLAKDKPTSKDKQGKDAKEKQQSGGSGSKATSASSIPPPAPHRQHCTQVRTRRLMKELQEIRRLGDNFITVELVEDNLYDWNVKLHQVDKDSALWQDMKETSTEFILLNVTFPDNFPFSPPFMRVLTPRLENGYVLDGGAICMELLTPRGWSSAYTVEAVMRQFAASLVKGQGRICRKAGKSKKAFSRKEAEATFKSLVKTHEKYGWVSPPVSDG from the exons ATGGCCACCCTACTGCGAAAGATCGGTCTAATCCGTCTGCACGACCGAGATACCGAGGACCCAAAGCACAACCAGGGCTCGTTAAAGGGGACCAAAGGGAACCAGAAAAACAACGCCAACAAACACTGTCAGACCGCCAACGAAACCAACATCCTGAGCACCCCGGAGATAAAAGCGAGAAAGCTGGACCAGCTCGCCAAGGACAAGCCCACCAGTAAGGATAAGCAGGGCAAGGATGCGAAGGAGAAGCAGCAATCGGGAGGAAGTGGGAGTAAAGCGACCAGTGCCTCCTCGATACCACCGCCGGCGCCTCACCGGCAACACTGCACCCAGGTCCGGACGCGGAGGCTCATGAAGGAGCTACAGGAGATCAGGAGGTTAGGGGACAACTTCATCACGGTGGAGCTGGTAGAGGACAACCTGTATGACTGGAACGTCAAGCTGCACCAGGTGGACAAAGACTCGGCGCTGTGGCAGGACATGAAGGAGACCAGCACCGAGTTCATACTGCTCAACGTCACCTTTCCAGATAATTTCCCCTTCTCGCCGCCGTTCATGCGGGTCCTGACACCCCGTTTGGAGAATGGCTACGTGCTGGACGGCGGGGCCATATGCATGGAGCTGTTGACCCCGCGCGGATGGTCCAGTGCCTACACGGTGGAGGCGGTCATGAGGCAGTTTGCGGCCAGCCTCGTAAAAGGACAG GGACGTATATGTAGGAAAGCAGGGAAGTCCAAAAAAGCGTTCAGCCGCAAAGAAGCCGAGGCCACCTTCAAGTCCCTGGTGAAGACCCACGAGAAGTATGGCTGGGTGTCCCCGCCTGTGTCTGACGGCTGA